The Streptomyces sp. NBC_00440 genome contains a region encoding:
- a CDS encoding glutamate decarboxylase — translation MPLHRGANGSDDSGKPSTIAVNPFFGDANPVGGMDTAPPKHRLPDGPLPPMSAYQLVHDELMLDGNSRLNLATFVTTWMEPQAGVLLAECRDKNMIDKDEYPRTAELERRCVAMLADLWNAPDPTTAVGCSTTGSSEACMLAGMAFKRRWAKRNADRYPATARPNLVMGVNVQVCWEKFCTFWEVEARQVPMEGDRYHLDPQAAADLCDENTIGVVGVLGSTFDGSYEPIAELCAALDALQERTGLDIPVHVDGASGAMVAPFLDEELIWDFRLPRVSSINTSGHKYGLVYPGVGWALWRSAEELPEELVFRVNYLGGDMPTFALNFSRPGAQVVAQYYTFLRLGKEGYRAVQQATRDVAQGLAGRIEALGDFRLLTRGNELPVFAFTTTQDTTSFDVFDVSRRLRERGWLVPAYTFPENRQDLSVLRVVCRNGFSEDLSDLLMDDMESLLPELRRQSGPLERSKAQATAFHH, via the coding sequence ATGCCACTGCACCGAGGCGCGAACGGGTCCGACGACTCCGGGAAACCGTCCACCATCGCCGTGAACCCCTTCTTCGGCGACGCGAACCCCGTCGGCGGCATGGACACCGCCCCGCCCAAGCACCGGCTCCCCGATGGCCCGCTGCCGCCGATGAGCGCGTACCAGCTGGTCCATGACGAGCTGATGCTGGACGGCAACTCGCGGCTCAATCTCGCCACGTTCGTCACGACGTGGATGGAGCCGCAGGCCGGGGTGCTCCTGGCGGAGTGCCGCGACAAGAACATGATCGACAAGGACGAGTACCCGCGCACCGCCGAGCTGGAGCGGCGCTGTGTGGCGATGCTCGCCGACCTGTGGAACGCGCCGGATCCCACGACCGCCGTGGGCTGTTCGACGACCGGTTCCAGCGAGGCGTGCATGCTCGCGGGCATGGCGTTCAAGCGGCGCTGGGCGAAGCGGAACGCGGACCGCTATCCGGCCACCGCGCGGCCGAACCTCGTCATGGGGGTCAACGTCCAGGTCTGCTGGGAGAAGTTCTGCACCTTCTGGGAGGTCGAGGCGCGGCAGGTCCCCATGGAGGGCGACCGCTACCACCTGGACCCGCAGGCCGCCGCCGACCTCTGCGACGAGAACACCATCGGGGTCGTGGGCGTGCTCGGCTCCACCTTCGACGGGTCGTACGAGCCGATCGCCGAGCTCTGCGCGGCCCTGGACGCCCTCCAGGAGCGCACCGGCCTGGACATCCCCGTCCATGTCGACGGGGCGTCGGGCGCGATGGTCGCCCCCTTCCTCGACGAGGAGCTGATCTGGGACTTCCGGCTCCCCCGGGTCTCGTCCATCAACACGTCGGGCCACAAGTACGGGCTGGTCTACCCGGGTGTCGGCTGGGCGCTGTGGCGCTCCGCCGAGGAACTGCCCGAGGAGCTGGTCTTCCGGGTCAACTACCTGGGCGGCGACATGCCGACCTTCGCCCTCAACTTCTCCCGGCCGGGCGCGCAGGTGGTGGCGCAGTACTACACGTTCCTCCGGCTCGGCAAGGAGGGATACCGCGCCGTCCAGCAGGCAACACGCGACGTGGCGCAGGGACTTGCCGGCCGGATCGAGGCGCTGGGCGACTTCCGGCTGCTGACCCGGGGCAATGAGCTGCCGGTCTTCGCCTTCACGACGACGCAGGACACCACGAGCTTCGACGTGTTCGACGTGTCACGCCGGCTGCGCGAGCGGGGGTGGCTGGTGCCCGCGTACACCTTCCCCGAGAACCGGCAGGACCTCTCGGTGCTGCGGGTGGTCTGCCGCAACGGGTTCTCCGAGGACCTGTCCGATCTGCTGATGGACGATATGGAGTCGCTCCTGCCCGAACTCCGGCGCCAGTCCGGACCGTTGGAGCGGAGCAAGGCGCAGGCCACGGCGTTCCACCACTAG
- a CDS encoding YbjQ family protein yields the protein MSIADYGGGQSPQADVLVVTTNDVPGYTVQQVVGEVFGLTVRSRHLGSQIGAGLKSMIGGELKGLTKTLVETRNQAMERLIEQARARGANGVLAMRFDVTEAADIGTEVCAYGTAVVIAKQ from the coding sequence ATGAGCATCGCGGATTACGGCGGCGGCCAGTCGCCCCAGGCCGACGTACTGGTCGTCACGACGAACGACGTCCCCGGGTACACGGTGCAGCAGGTCGTCGGCGAGGTGTTCGGGCTCACAGTCCGCTCCCGCCATCTGGGCAGCCAGATCGGCGCCGGCCTGAAGTCGATGATCGGCGGCGAGCTCAAGGGGCTGACGAAGACCCTGGTGGAGACCCGCAACCAGGCGATGGAGCGACTGATCGAGCAGGCCCGCGCGCGCGGCGCCAACGGTGTGCTCGCGATGCGGTTCGACGTCACCGAGGCGGCCGACATCGGCACCGAGGTGTGCGCGTACGGCACGGCGGTCGTGATCGCCAAGCAGTGA
- a CDS encoding DedA family protein, with product MTTLALGPSWMDPDYLISTFGVAGLLVIIFAESGLLIGFFLPGDSLLFTSGLLVTTGKLGTPLWLLCVLVALAAVAGDQVGYLFGRKVGPSLFRRPDSKLFKQENVEKAHDFFEKYGPKSLVLARFVPIVRTFTPIIAGVSRMNYRSFVIFNLIGGTLWGVGVTLLGAGLGKVAFVNAHIELILVAIVLVSVVPIVIEYLRSRGKAAREGTPGGDAPEGQGSGTQRRRHAKR from the coding sequence GTGACTACTCTCGCGCTCGGACCGAGCTGGATGGACCCGGACTACCTGATCAGCACCTTCGGGGTGGCCGGTCTGCTGGTGATCATCTTCGCCGAGTCCGGGCTGCTGATCGGTTTCTTCCTGCCGGGCGACTCCCTGCTGTTCACCAGCGGTCTGCTCGTCACCACCGGCAAGCTCGGTACTCCGCTCTGGCTGCTCTGCGTGCTGGTCGCGCTCGCCGCCGTCGCGGGCGACCAGGTGGGCTATCTGTTCGGCCGCAAGGTCGGACCTTCGCTCTTCCGGCGCCCCGACTCCAAGCTCTTCAAGCAGGAGAACGTCGAGAAGGCGCACGACTTCTTCGAGAAGTACGGCCCGAAGTCCCTGGTACTGGCCCGCTTCGTGCCCATCGTGCGGACGTTCACGCCGATCATCGCGGGCGTGAGCCGGATGAACTACCGCTCGTTCGTGATCTTCAACCTCATCGGCGGCACGCTCTGGGGCGTGGGCGTCACCCTGCTCGGCGCGGGGCTCGGCAAGGTCGCGTTCGTCAACGCGCACATCGAGCTGATCCTCGTCGCCATCGTGCTGGTGTCGGTGGTGCCGATCGTGATCGAGTACCTGCGCTCACGCGGAAAGGCCGCCCGGGAGGGCACGCCGGGCGGCGACGCACCGGAGGGCCAGGGGTCCGGCACACAGCGCCGCCGGCACGCCAAGCGGTAG
- a CDS encoding threonine/serine ThrE exporter family protein, giving the protein MAETDGPEDRKPQSDEVRSAFVPPTGTGTPAPEDSSTTSEFAVPPGLAAETPSEPEGSAFTTPQTYSAQNSPPAFTPAHGFPMIKLAKEAPWQDRMRTMLRMPVHERPTVEAAQKQDDESGPAVPRVLDLTLRIGELLLAGGEGAEDVEAAMFGVTQAYGLERCEPTVTFTLLSISHQPSLVDDPVTASRTVRRRGTDYTRLAAVYHLIDDITSEDVDVSLEEAYRGLAGIRRNRHPYPGWALTTANGLLAGAASVLVGGGALVFIAAMVGAMLGDRLAWFLAGRGLPEFYQFSVAAMPPAAVGVLLTILDVPGLRASAVITGGLFALLPGRALVAGVQDGLTGYYITASARLLEVVYFFISIVIGVLIVISAGLQLGAGGLNAEAALLSVNRPVVQIIAAMVLTFAFAILLQQDRSTVLMVTLNGGVAWIVYGALHYAGRISAVPSTAIAAGLVGLFGQLFSRYRYASALPYVTAAIGPLLPGSATYFGMLYFAHSDVNKGLASLTKAAALALAIAVGVNLGGEISRLFMRAPGVVGGQRRAAKRTRGF; this is encoded by the coding sequence GTGGCTGAGACCGACGGTCCCGAGGACCGCAAGCCGCAGTCGGACGAGGTACGGAGCGCCTTCGTACCGCCGACGGGCACGGGGACCCCGGCCCCCGAGGACTCCTCCACCACCTCGGAGTTCGCCGTGCCGCCCGGGCTGGCCGCCGAGACGCCTTCCGAACCCGAGGGTTCCGCCTTCACCACCCCGCAGACGTACAGCGCCCAGAACTCGCCGCCCGCCTTCACCCCGGCCCATGGCTTCCCCATGATCAAGCTGGCCAAGGAGGCGCCCTGGCAGGACCGGATGCGCACGATGCTGCGGATGCCGGTCCATGAGCGGCCGACGGTGGAAGCGGCGCAGAAGCAGGACGACGAGTCGGGTCCCGCCGTACCGCGCGTGCTCGACCTGACGCTGCGTATCGGCGAGCTGCTGCTCGCGGGCGGCGAGGGCGCCGAGGACGTCGAGGCGGCGATGTTCGGCGTCACCCAGGCGTACGGGCTCGAACGCTGCGAGCCGACCGTCACCTTCACCCTGCTGTCGATCTCGCACCAGCCGTCGCTGGTGGACGACCCGGTGACCGCGAGCCGTACCGTACGCCGCCGCGGCACCGACTACACCCGTCTGGCGGCGGTCTACCACCTCATCGACGACATCACGTCCGAGGACGTCGACGTCTCGCTGGAGGAGGCGTACCGCGGCCTCGCCGGGATCCGCCGTAACCGCCACCCCTATCCGGGCTGGGCGCTGACGACCGCCAACGGGCTGCTGGCCGGTGCGGCCTCCGTGCTCGTCGGCGGTGGCGCGCTGGTCTTCATCGCGGCGATGGTGGGTGCGATGCTCGGCGACCGGCTTGCCTGGTTCCTCGCCGGGCGCGGGCTGCCGGAGTTCTACCAGTTCTCGGTGGCGGCGATGCCGCCGGCCGCGGTGGGGGTGCTGCTCACGATCCTGGACGTGCCCGGCCTGCGCGCCTCAGCGGTGATCACCGGTGGGCTCTTCGCCCTGCTGCCGGGACGGGCGCTCGTCGCGGGCGTCCAGGACGGTCTGACCGGTTACTACATCACCGCGTCCGCGCGGCTCCTCGAAGTCGTCTACTTCTTCATCTCGATCGTCATCGGCGTGCTGATCGTGATCTCGGCGGGGCTCCAGCTCGGCGCCGGCGGGCTCAACGCGGAGGCGGCGCTGCTGAGCGTCAACAGGCCCGTCGTCCAGATCATCGCCGCGATGGTGCTGACCTTCGCCTTCGCGATCCTGCTCCAGCAGGACCGCTCGACGGTGCTGATGGTGACGCTGAACGGCGGGGTGGCCTGGATCGTCTACGGGGCGCTGCACTACGCGGGACGCATCTCGGCGGTGCCGTCCACCGCCATCGCGGCCGGACTCGTGGGTCTGTTCGGGCAGTTGTTCTCGCGCTACCGGTACGCATCGGCGCTGCCGTACGTCACGGCGGCGATCGGGCCGCTGCTGCCCGGTTCCGCGACGTACTTCGGGATGCTGTACTTCGCACACAGCGACGTGAACAAGGGGCTGGCCTCGCTGACCAAGGCGGCCGCCCTGGCGCTGGCCATCGCGGTCGGGGTGAACCTCGGCGGTGAGATCTCCCGGCTCTTCATGCGGGCGCCCGGCGTGGTCGGCGGCCAGCGCCGGGCGGCGAAGCGGACGCGCGGGTTCTAG
- a CDS encoding inorganic diphosphatase, translating to MEFDVTIEIPKGSRNKYEVDHETGRIRLDRRLFTSTSYPADYGFVENTLGEDGDPLDALVLLDEPTFPGCVIKCRAIGMFRMTDEAGGDDKLLCVPASDPRVEHLRDIHHVSEFDRLEIQHFFEVYKDLEPGKSVEGADWVGRADAEAEVENSYKRLQAQGGSH from the coding sequence GTGGAGTTCGACGTCACCATCGAGATTCCGAAGGGTTCGCGGAACAAGTACGAGGTGGACCACGAGACCGGCCGGATCCGTCTGGACCGTCGGCTCTTCACCTCGACCAGCTACCCCGCGGACTACGGATTCGTCGAGAACACCCTCGGCGAGGACGGCGACCCGCTGGACGCCCTTGTCCTGCTGGACGAGCCGACCTTCCCCGGCTGTGTCATCAAGTGCCGCGCGATCGGCATGTTCCGGATGACCGACGAGGCCGGCGGCGACGACAAGCTGCTCTGCGTCCCGGCCTCCGACCCCCGGGTGGAGCACCTGCGCGACATCCACCACGTGTCGGAGTTCGACCGCCTGGAGATCCAGCACTTCTTCGAGGTCTACAAGGACCTGGAGCCCGGCAAGTCCGTCGAGGGCGCCGACTGGGTCGGCCGTGCCGACGCCGAGGCCGAGGTCGAGAACTCGTACAAGCGCCTCCAGGCGCAGGGCGGGTCGCACTGA
- the dacB gene encoding D-alanyl-D-alanine carboxypeptidase/D-alanyl-D-alanine endopeptidase gives MCDRERGCSEVPVPKVTTWQLSAGSAVIGLALAAGLIAASGPWDSGQRKAERDWAAARDRTGGAHHGSPAHPGRPAGPAPAPHAPGVLAALGSSAAPTGKGLGDALGHLMDDPALGPTAGGVVIDTVTGRTLYGSDAGRPMTPASTVKLATMAAGLSALGPGHRIATTVTATPDGKRVTLRGGGDPTLDRDGLRALADATAKVLRDRGVSSVRISYDTSLYSGPVLHPIGPNDNLAPVSALMTDEGRLGGGSGDSGGSGDPSDSSDSSGSSSSGGSAGSPEEGDHGPAPRSGDPAGDTARTFASMLADRSVHSKGAPSPGKSPKGAKTVASTYSAPLSALVERALTNSDNDIAEAVARQTALAAHEPASFAGAGRAVRDRLKKLGLPLGGAHFADGSGLNRQDKVSPTLLATLLTRAGDPAHPELRPILTGLPIAGFTGTLDGRFTDPSGAGRGAGLIHAKTGTLTGVNTLAGTVVDTRGRLLAFAFMASDTASPTAAQSALDRLGTAVAACGCTG, from the coding sequence ATGTGTGATCGCGAAAGGGGCTGCTCCGAGGTGCCGGTGCCGAAGGTGACGACGTGGCAACTCTCGGCGGGCTCCGCCGTGATCGGTCTCGCGCTCGCGGCCGGGCTGATCGCGGCGTCCGGACCCTGGGACTCAGGTCAGCGTAAGGCCGAGCGGGACTGGGCCGCTGCCCGGGACCGGACAGGTGGCGCACATCACGGGAGCCCGGCGCACCCCGGCAGGCCGGCCGGTCCGGCGCCCGCGCCCCATGCGCCCGGCGTGCTGGCCGCACTCGGCAGCAGCGCCGCACCGACCGGCAAAGGGCTCGGCGATGCGCTCGGCCACCTGATGGACGACCCGGCGCTGGGCCCCACCGCGGGCGGCGTGGTGATCGACACCGTCACCGGCCGGACCCTGTACGGATCGGACGCTGGCCGGCCGATGACCCCCGCCTCCACGGTGAAGCTGGCGACGATGGCCGCCGGGCTCTCCGCGCTCGGTCCCGGCCACCGCATCGCCACCACCGTCACCGCGACCCCCGACGGGAAGCGGGTGACCCTCAGGGGCGGCGGTGACCCGACCCTGGACCGGGACGGGCTGCGGGCGCTCGCCGACGCGACGGCCAAGGTGCTGCGCGACCGGGGCGTCAGCTCCGTCCGTATCTCGTACGACACCTCGCTCTACTCGGGACCCGTGCTGCACCCCATCGGCCCCAACGACAACCTCGCCCCGGTCAGCGCCCTCATGACGGACGAGGGGCGGCTGGGCGGCGGCTCCGGGGATTCCGGCGGCTCCGGGGACCCCAGCGACTCCAGTGACTCCAGTGGCTCCAGTTCCTCCGGCGGCTCGGCCGGCTCCCCGGAGGAAGGGGACCACGGACCGGCCCCGCGCTCCGGCGACCCGGCGGGCGACACCGCCCGTACGTTCGCATCGATGCTGGCCGACCGGTCCGTCCACAGCAAGGGCGCGCCGTCGCCCGGCAAGTCCCCCAAGGGCGCGAAGACGGTGGCCAGCACGTACTCGGCGCCGCTCTCGGCGCTGGTCGAGCGGGCCCTCACCAACAGCGACAACGACATCGCCGAGGCCGTCGCCCGGCAGACCGCGCTCGCCGCGCACGAACCAGCGAGCTTCGCGGGCGCGGGCCGGGCGGTCCGGGACCGGCTGAAGAAGCTCGGCCTGCCCCTGGGCGGGGCCCACTTCGCCGACGGCAGCGGGCTGAACAGGCAGGACAAGGTCTCGCCGACGCTGCTCGCCACCCTCCTCACCCGGGCGGGCGACCCGGCCCACCCCGAACTGCGCCCGATCCTCACCGGGCTGCCGATCGCCGGATTCACCGGCACACTCGACGGACGCTTCACGGACCCGTCGGGCGCCGGGCGGGGTGCCGGTCTCATCCACGCCAAGACCGGCACCCTGACCGGGGTGAACACCCTGGCCGGGACGGTGGTGGACACCCGGGGCAGGCTGCTGGCCTTCGCGTTCATGGCGTCGGACACCGCGTCCCCGACGGCGGCCCAGTCGGCCCTCGACCGCCTGGGCACGGCCGTGGCGGCCTGCGGCTGCACCGGCTGA
- a CDS encoding zinc-dependent metalloprotease: MTRIGGAEMVDWNLATATATRFAKQGPDVSRDEARAVVAELRRHAKSAEEHVRAFTRMIPEGTDLEDTPVLVVDRAGWVKANVAGFREVLKPLLEKMQDRRGNSPGGAVLGAVGGKVTGVELGMLLSFLSSRVLGQYETFAPAGRDLPAGAGSGGRLLLVAPNIVHVERELDVDPHDFRLWVCLHEETHRTQFTGVPWLRDHLEGEIQSFLEETEVDPMTVLERLREAAQSFAGNRPADEGDGGSSLVELVQTPAQRDILGRLTAVMSLLEGHADYVMDGVGPQVVPSVDDIREKFQKRRAQGAGRLDQALRKLLGLDAKLRQYRDGERFVRAVVEEVGMDGFNRVWTSPNTLPTKAEIAKPADWIARVHGKGDKAL; this comes from the coding sequence ATGACGCGCATCGGTGGTGCCGAGATGGTCGACTGGAACCTCGCCACGGCGACTGCGACCCGCTTCGCGAAGCAGGGTCCGGACGTCAGCAGGGACGAGGCCCGAGCGGTGGTGGCGGAGTTGCGCAGGCACGCCAAGTCCGCCGAGGAGCACGTCCGCGCCTTCACCCGGATGATCCCCGAGGGCACGGACCTGGAGGACACCCCGGTCCTCGTGGTGGACCGCGCGGGGTGGGTCAAGGCCAACGTCGCCGGATTCCGTGAGGTCCTGAAACCCCTGCTGGAGAAGATGCAGGACCGGCGCGGCAACTCGCCGGGCGGGGCCGTGCTCGGCGCCGTGGGCGGCAAGGTCACCGGTGTCGAGCTGGGGATGCTGCTGTCGTTCCTCTCCTCACGGGTGCTGGGGCAGTACGAGACGTTCGCCCCCGCCGGACGTGACCTGCCCGCGGGGGCGGGCAGCGGCGGCCGGCTGCTCCTGGTCGCGCCGAACATCGTCCATGTGGAGCGCGAGCTGGACGTCGACCCGCACGACTTCCGCCTCTGGGTCTGCCTGCACGAGGAGACCCACCGCACCCAGTTCACCGGTGTGCCCTGGCTCCGCGACCATCTGGAGGGCGAAATCCAGTCGTTCCTGGAGGAGACCGAGGTCGACCCGATGACCGTCCTGGAGCGGCTGCGCGAGGCCGCCCAGTCCTTCGCGGGCAACCGTCCGGCCGACGAGGGCGACGGCGGCAGCTCACTGGTCGAACTGGTCCAGACGCCCGCCCAGCGGGACATCCTCGGCCGGCTCACCGCGGTGATGTCGCTCCTCGAAGGGCACGCGGACTACGTGATGGACGGCGTCGGCCCCCAGGTGGTGCCGTCGGTCGACGACATCCGCGAGAAGTTCCAGAAGCGCAGGGCACAGGGTGCGGGCCGCCTCGACCAGGCCCTTCGCAAGCTGCTCGGTCTTGACGCCAAACTCCGCCAGTACCGCGACGGCGAGCGCTTCGTACGGGCGGTGGTCGAAGAGGTCGGCATGGACGGCTTCAACCGCGTCTGGACTTCGCCGAACACGCTGCCCACCAAGGCGGAGATCGCCAAACCGGCGGACTGGATCGCGCGGGTGCACGGTAAGGGCGACAAGGCGCTCTGA
- the tilS gene encoding tRNA lysidine(34) synthetase TilS: MGPHPAVAAIRLAVRRVLHDVLNEQTAIDLSGRTASDGTPAGRPAPGEGPGHPAAPHSPGARPGGTPSEQHRPLVLVACSGGADSMALASALAFEARKLDIRAGGVTIDHGLQDGSDSRADEVVSRLRGLGLGPVESVAVTVGRAGGPEAAARDARYAALDAVAERHGAAAVLLGHTRDDQAETVLLGLARGSGIRSLSGMAAVSGAAGRYRRPFLQLDRQTARKACLVQHLPVWDDPHNTDPSYTRSRLRHEGLPALEKSLGKGVVEALARTARLSRDDADALDAWAANAEEASRDEAGQLECAKLYALPPAVRSRVLRRSAIAAGSPAGSLFARHIEEIDRLITGWRGQGAINLPGRVEAQRQGGRLVIRQG; encoded by the coding sequence ATGGGTCCCCATCCTGCGGTCGCAGCGATACGCCTGGCGGTCCGCCGCGTACTCCACGACGTACTCAACGAACAGACGGCCATCGACCTCAGCGGTCGCACGGCCAGTGACGGAACCCCGGCCGGGCGCCCGGCCCCCGGCGAAGGGCCCGGACACCCCGCGGCCCCGCACTCCCCGGGTGCGCGCCCCGGAGGCACCCCGTCCGAGCAGCACCGGCCACTGGTGCTGGTCGCGTGCTCCGGTGGCGCCGACTCCATGGCGCTCGCATCGGCCCTGGCCTTCGAGGCCCGCAAACTCGACATCCGCGCAGGCGGCGTCACCATCGACCACGGTCTCCAGGACGGCTCGGACTCCCGCGCCGACGAAGTCGTCTCCCGGCTCAGGGGCCTCGGACTCGGCCCCGTGGAATCCGTCGCCGTGACGGTCGGCCGGGCCGGCGGGCCCGAGGCCGCCGCAAGGGACGCCCGGTACGCCGCGCTCGACGCCGTGGCGGAGCGCCACGGCGCCGCGGCCGTCCTCCTGGGCCACACCAGGGACGACCAGGCGGAGACCGTCCTCCTCGGCCTCGCACGGGGCTCCGGGATCCGCTCCCTGTCCGGTATGGCGGCCGTCTCGGGGGCGGCCGGCCGGTACCGCAGGCCCTTCCTCCAGCTCGACCGCCAGACGGCCCGCAAGGCCTGTCTCGTCCAGCACCTCCCGGTCTGGGACGATCCGCACAACACGGACCCCTCGTACACCCGCTCCCGGCTGCGCCACGAAGGGCTGCCCGCCCTGGAGAAGTCACTCGGCAAAGGGGTCGTGGAGGCGCTGGCCCGCACCGCACGCCTCTCCCGCGACGACGCCGACGCCCTGGACGCCTGGGCGGCGAACGCCGAGGAGGCATCCAGGGACGAGGCAGGGCAGCTGGAGTGCGCCAAGCTCTACGCCCTGCCGCCCGCCGTCCGCAGCCGGGTGCTGCGCCGCTCCGCCATCGCCGCCGGCTCGCCCGCCGGATCCCTCTTCGCCCGCCACATCGAGGAGATCGACCGGCTGATCACCGGCTGGCGCGGGCAGGGTGCCATCAACCTCCCGGGCCGCGTCGAGGCTCAGCGGCAGGGTGGCAGACTGGTTATCCGGCAAGGCTGA
- the hpt gene encoding hypoxanthine phosphoribosyltransferase, translated as MGTDLASVLITKEEIDAKLAELAAKIDAEYAGKDLLLVGVLKGAVMVMADLARALSTSVTMDWMAVSSYGAGTQSSGVVRILKDLDTDIKGKHVLIVEDIIDSGLTLSWLLSNLGSREPASLEVCTLLRKPDAAKVSLDVKWAGFDIPNEFVVGYGLDYAEKYRNLPFVGTLAPHVYGG; from the coding sequence ATGGGCACCGACCTCGCGTCGGTGCTCATCACCAAGGAAGAGATCGACGCCAAGCTCGCGGAGCTGGCCGCGAAGATCGACGCGGAGTACGCGGGCAAGGATCTGCTGCTCGTCGGTGTTCTCAAGGGCGCTGTGATGGTGATGGCCGACCTGGCCCGTGCGCTGTCCACGTCGGTCACCATGGACTGGATGGCGGTGTCGTCGTACGGCGCCGGTACGCAGTCGTCGGGTGTCGTCCGGATCCTCAAGGACCTGGACACCGACATCAAGGGCAAGCACGTCCTGATCGTCGAGGACATCATCGACTCGGGTCTGACTCTCTCCTGGCTGCTGTCGAACCTCGGATCCCGCGAGCCCGCCTCGCTGGAGGTCTGCACGCTGCTCCGTAAGCCGGATGCCGCCAAGGTCTCCCTCGATGTGAAGTGGGCCGGGTTCGATATTCCGAATGAGTTCGTCGTCGGATACGGACTCGACTACGCGGAGAAGTACCGCAATCTCCCGTTTGTCGGCACGCTGGCTCCGCACGTGTACGGCGGCTGA